A genome region from Cervus elaphus chromosome 18, mCerEla1.1, whole genome shotgun sequence includes the following:
- the LOC122674248 gene encoding solute carrier family 23 member 1-like: MNSAITSCEHPNPLRGDGVLSSHESDKGRKKDGQLKTPSSSHLAYGILDFPPWYLCIFLGIQHFLTALGGLVAVPLILAKDLCLQHDPLTQSYLISTIFFVSGICTLLQVFLGIRLPILQGGTFAFLAPSLAMLSLPTWKCPTWTLNASLVNTSSPEFIEEWQKRIRELQGAVMVASCVQMLVGFSGLIGFLMRFIGPLTIAPTISLVALPLFDSAGDNAGIHWGIAVTTIFLIVLFSQYLKNIAVPVPVYGREKKCHTSKLYLFQVFPVLLGLCISWLLCFALTVTDALPSAPTAYGYLARTDTRGNVLSQAPWFRFPYPGQWGLPTVSLAGVFGISAGVISSMVESIGDYYACARLVGVPPPPKHAINRGIGIEGLGCLLAGAWGTGNGTTSYSENVGALGITRVGSRMVIVVAGCVLLLMGIFGKIGAAFATIPTPVIGGMFLVMFGVITAVGISNLQHVDLNSSRNLFIFGFSIFCGLAIPNWVNKNPERLHTGILQLDQVIQVLLTTGMFVGGFLGFLLDNTIPGSLEERGLLAWNQVQEESEETTKALEVYGLPWGIGTRFCASSCARYLPFWPGEGEVAASRLSLCPRDTSGERPESAVDTRM; the protein is encoded by the exons CACTTCCTCACGGCCCTAGGGGGGCTTGTGGCAGTGCCGCTCATCCTGGCCAAGGACCTGTGTTTGCAGCATGATCCCCTGACCCAGAGCTACCTCATCAGCACCATTTTCTTTGTCTCTGGCATCTGCACTCTCCTGCAAGTATTTTTAGGAATCAG gcTGCCCATTCTCCAGGGAGGGACATTTGCTTTCTTGGCACCCTCCCTGGCCATGCTGTCTCTTCCCACCTGGAAGTGCCCCACGTGGACACTCAATGCCAGCCTGGTGAACACCAGCTCGCCTGAATTTATTGAGGAATGGCAGAAGAGGATCCGAGAG CTGCAGGGAGCCGTCATGGTTGCCTCCTGTGTCCAGATGCTGGTCGGCTTCTCTGGCCTCATTGGCTTCCTCATGCGCTTCATTGGCCCCTTGACCATTGCTCCCACAATCTCCCTGGTGGCCCTGCCTCTCTTCGATTCTGCGGGCGACAACGCGGGGATCCACTGGGGGATTGCTGTCAC gaCCATCTTCCTCATCGTGCTGTTTTCTCAGTACCTGAAAAACATTGCAGTGCCTGTGCCCGTTTATGGACGAGAGAAGAAGTGTCACACCTCTAAGCTCTACCTGTTTCAGGTCTTCCCT GTACTGCTGGGGCTCTGCATCTCGTGGCTGCTCTGCTTCGCGCTCACAGTCACCGACGCCCTCCCGTCAGCACCCACAGCCTACGGGTACCTGGCCCGCACTGACACCAGAGGCAACGTCCTGAGCCAGGCTCCGTGGTTTCGCTTCCCTTACCCAG GACAGTGGGGCCTCCCCACCGTCAGCCTGGCTGGGGTCTTTGGGATCAGCGCAGGCGTCATCTCCTCAATGGTGGAGTCAATAGGCGATTATTATGCCTGTGCCCGCCTGGTGGGGGTGCCACCCCCTCCGAAGCACGCCATCAACCGAGGCATCGGCATCGAGGGCCTGGGCTGCCTGCTGgcaggagcctgggggacagggaaCGGTACCACCTCCTACAGTGAGAATGTGGGCGCGCTGGGCATCACCAGG GTAGGAAGCAGGATGGTGATTGTCGTCGCGGGCTGTGTGCTGCTCCTGATGGGCATATTTGGGAAGATCGGGGCTGCATTTGCCACCATCCCAACACCCGTGATCGGAGGCATGTTCCTGGTGATGTTCGGGGTCATCACTGCCGTGGGGATTTCCAATCTCCAG CACGTGGACTTGAACTCATCCAGAAACCTCTTCATCTTCGGCTTCTCCATCTTCTGTGGGCTTGCCATTCCCAACTGGGTGAACAAGAACCCAGAGAGGCTCCACACAG GGATTCTCCAGCTGGACCAAGTCATCCAGGTGCTGCTGACCACGGGCATGTTTGTTGGTGGATTTCTGGGATTTCTGTTGGACAACACCATCCCTG GAAGTCTGGAGGAGAGAGGCCTCCTGGCATGGAATCAAGTCCAGGAGGAGTCTGAGGAGACTACGAAGGCCTTGGAGGTCTACGGCCTCCCCTGGGGGATCGGAACCAGGTTCTGCGCGTCCTCCTGTGCCCGGTACCTCCCCTTCTGGCCCGGGGAAGGCGAGGTGGCAGCGAGCCGGCTCTCACTCTGCCCCCGGGACACCTCAGGAGAGCGGCCGGAGAGCGCCGTGGACACCCGCATGTGA
- the LOC122674250 gene encoding 40S ribosomal protein S19 translates to MPGVTVKDVNQQEFVRALAAFLKKSGKLKVPEWVDTVKLAKHKELAPYDENWFYTRAASTARHLYLRGGAGVGSMTKIYGGRQRNGVMPSHFSRGSKSVARRVLQALEGLKMVEKDQDGGRKLTPQGQRDLDRIAGQVAAANKKH, encoded by the coding sequence ATGCCTGGAGTTACTGTAAAAGACGTGAACCAGCAGGAGTTCGTCAGAGCTCTGGCAGCCTTCCTCAAAAAGTCCGGGAAGCTGAAAGTCCCTGAATGGGTGGACACCGTCAAGCTGGCCAAGCATAAAGAACTTGCTCCCTACGATGAGAACTGGTTCTACACACGAGCTGCTTCCACGGCACGCCACCTGTACCTCCGGGGTGGCGCTGGGGTTGGCTCCATGACCAAGATCTATGGTGGGCGTCAGAGGAACGGCGTCATGCCCAGCCACTTCAGCAGAGGCTCCAAGAGCGTGGCCCGGCGGGTCCTCCAAGCCCTGGAGGGGCTGAAAATGGTGGAAAAGGACCAAGATGGGGGCCGCAAACTAACACCTCAGGGACAGAGAGATCTGGACAGAATCGCTGGACAGGTGGCAGCTGCCAACAAGAAGCATTAG